The following proteins are encoded in a genomic region of Pelodictyon phaeoclathratiforme BU-1:
- a CDS encoding TIGR01777 family oxidoreductase, which produces MRGHVVVTGATGVIGAELARRLIERGEKLVLLVRSPEAASLKIPGAAAYVRWDSEMASGEWSASVDGAKAVIHLAGKPLLESRWSEEHKAECYNSRILGTRHIVSAIASASEKPQVFISSSAIGYYGSFFSCDDTADISESGRAGSDFLAKICFDWEKEALEAEKSGVRLVLLRTGIVLTTRGGMLQKMLAPFRFFLGGPIGSGLQCISWIHIDDELACILEALDNAAYSGAMNAVSPQPVSMNDFAKGLGAVLGRPSLLPVPRFAVDMLMGEGGEYAVKGQRVKPVVLQKHGFAFRYPKLSDALADLIANKK; this is translated from the coding sequence ATGCGAGGTCATGTTGTTGTTACCGGAGCTACCGGTGTGATAGGCGCTGAGCTTGCCCGGAGGCTGATTGAGCGTGGTGAGAAGCTCGTTTTGCTTGTTCGTTCGCCTGAGGCAGCTTCTCTGAAAATTCCTGGAGCGGCGGCTTATGTCAGGTGGGATTCGGAGATGGCGAGCGGTGAGTGGAGCGCTTCTGTTGATGGCGCCAAAGCTGTCATTCATCTTGCCGGAAAACCTTTGCTTGAAAGTCGCTGGAGCGAGGAGCACAAGGCGGAGTGTTATAATTCAAGAATTCTTGGTACCCGTCATATCGTTTCGGCCATTGCCAGTGCGTCGGAAAAACCTCAGGTATTTATCTCATCATCAGCCATTGGTTATTATGGCTCCTTTTTCAGTTGTGACGATACGGCCGATATTTCCGAGTCTGGCAGGGCGGGCAGCGATTTTCTTGCGAAAATCTGTTTTGACTGGGAAAAAGAGGCGCTTGAAGCTGAAAAGAGTGGCGTGCGCCTTGTGTTGTTGAGGACGGGTATTGTGTTGACGACAAGAGGCGGGATGCTGCAGAAGATGCTTGCGCCCTTCCGCTTTTTTCTTGGCGGACCCATTGGTTCAGGTCTTCAGTGCATCTCCTGGATTCATATTGATGACGAGCTTGCCTGTATTCTTGAGGCCCTTGATAATGCGGCTTACTCTGGAGCAATGAATGCGGTCAGTCCGCAACCTGTTTCCATGAATGATTTTGCCAAAGGGCTTGGAGCCGTTCTTGGCCGTCCATCTCTGTTACCGGTACCCCGGTTTGCTGTTGATATGCTGATGGGTGAAGGAGGAGAGTATGCGGTAAAAGGCCAGAGAGTAAAGCCTGTAGTTTTACAGAAGCACGGATTTGCCTTCCGCTATCCGAAACTTTCTGATGCTTTAGCTGATTTGATTGCCAATAAGAAATAA